The genomic window CCATGTTCCGAAAGATTTTTCCAGTGCCATTTTTGCGTTATATATTGATTGTTAATAAATATAATTATATACTTATAAATATACAACCAGATAATATCAATAAATAACCAGAAGGGATGTCTTAGCTTGGTGCCGGAGATTTTGTTTTTAAAACAGGAAGATGTATTGAATGCGGGCCTTATGGATATGGATGGAGTATTGAAAATGGTAGAGAAGGCTTATTTCATGTATGCCGAAGGAGAGATTAAGAATCCCCCCAAGACCATGATAAGCCTTGATTCCGATGAAGGAGTCTGGAAGAGCAGGTTCATGTCCATGCCGGTATACATAGGCGGCGACATCAACAGAGCCGGTATAAAATGGGCGGCGGAGTCCACATTAAATCAAAAGACAGGGCTTTTGCCGATGGGGATCGATATGGTTGTCCTGAGCGATCCGGATACGGTGCTGCCGGTGGCCATAATGGACGGGACACTGATTACCGCCATGAGGACAGGAGCCTCTATGGCCGTTGCTGCAAAATATCTTGCGAAACCCGATGCGAAAACCGCAGGATGCATAGGCGCCGGAATAATCGGCAGAACCACCATCTGGGCGTTGAGCAAGGTTCTCAATCAACTTGAAAAGGTAAAATTGTTTGACCTTAATATAAAAAAGTCTCAGGAGCTTTTCGAAGAATTTAAAGGGAAAGTGAACATAGAAATTGCGGGTAGTGTCGAGGAAGCAGTTAAAGATGCGGATGTGGTAATAACAATGACCACCAGCCAGAAGCCTTTTGTAAAAAAGGAATGGGTGAACAGAGCAAGGTTATTTTTACAGGTGGGTTCCTTTGAAGCCCATGAAGAAATTCCGG from Biomaibacter acetigenes includes these protein-coding regions:
- a CDS encoding ornithine cyclodeaminase family protein encodes the protein MPEILFLKQEDVLNAGLMDMDGVLKMVEKAYFMYAEGEIKNPPKTMISLDSDEGVWKSRFMSMPVYIGGDINRAGIKWAAESTLNQKTGLLPMGIDMVVLSDPDTVLPVAIMDGTLITAMRTGASMAVAAKYLAKPDAKTAGCIGAGIIGRTTIWALSKVLNQLEKVKLFDLNIKKSQELFEEFKGKVNIEIAGSVEEAVKDADVVITMTTSQKPFVKKEWVNRARLFLQVGSFEAHEEIPAGADRIVVDDWEPIKYDPFSVFQPLIKSGKLRDEDVTPLYNIISKKSPGREGDEFIFFKSRGMGCLDIMVADYIYRRAKDLGIGKILHLWDSPKWV